A region from the Hylaeus volcanicus isolate JK05 chromosome 6, UHH_iyHylVolc1.0_haploid, whole genome shotgun sequence genome encodes:
- the LOC128877840 gene encoding protein white-like has protein sequence MTATEETEPLISTKGSTTCGQKSHITSYDAISLEGVGRDEASRGTSSETSFGVKPILRSSNANANSVPARSVGNVTSESITYTWSDLNVYVSRKSDRLLDRVFVNRRKLIERKHLLKDVCGVAYPGELLVIMGSSGAGKTTLLNALTFRSGTGVTVSGLMAANGQRVSSTILTSRTAYVQQDDLFLGTLTVKEHLLFQAMVRMDRRIPMAQRIRRVNEVINELALLKCRNTVIGQPGRIKGLSGGEMKRLSFASEVLTDPPLMFCDEPTSGLDSFMAHQVVSVLKALAARGKTIVATLHQPSSELFALFDRILLMAEGRVAFMGTASQACTFFETLGAACPSNYNPADYFVQMLAVVPGREVSCRHAVNTVCDAFQRSDQGIKIALEAEAINGEFEDSLRDTKHSENRSPYKASWCEQFRAVFWRSWMSVIKEPILIKIRLLQTVMVSLLIGVVYYDQRLDQDGVMNINGALFIFLTNMTFQNVFAVINVFCAELPIFLREHRNGMYRTDVYFLCKTLAEAPVFVAVPLLFTIIAYPMIGLHSGVDHFFVTAGIVALVANVSTSFGYLISCISDSLSMALSIGPPVIIPFLLFGGFFLNTASIPFYFEWFSYLSWFRYGNEALLINQWSGVDVIECTRSNATCPKSGRMVLQIFNFKEEHFWTDIVCLFSLIAAFRFLAFLALLSKTRRNQRT, from the exons aTGACGGCCACGGAGGAAACCGAACCGCTAATTTCCACGAAAGGGTCGACCACCTGCGGACAGAAATCACACATAACCTCCTATGATGCGATCTCGTTG GAAGGAGTTGGCAGGGACGAAGCATCACGTGGGACCAGTTCCGAAACGTCGTTTGGAGTAAAACCGATCTTGCGTTCTTCGAACGCGAATGCGAACTCAGTTCCAGCGCGTTCTGTTGGAAATGTAACCAGCGAGTCGATTACGTATACGTGGAGCGATCTAAACGTGTACGTCTCTAGAAAAAGTGATAGACTGTTGGATCGAGTGTTCGTTAACAGAAGGAAGCTAATCGAAAGGAAGCATCTGTTGAAAGATG TCTGCGGCGTAGCGTATCCAGGCGAGTTGCTGGTGATCATGGGATCCTCAGGCGCGGGAAAAACAACGTTACTGAACGCGTTAACGTTTCGCTCGGGCACCGGGGTAACCGTATCCGGACTAATGGCAGCCAATGGTCAACGAGTCTCTTCCACGATACTGACATCCAGAACCGCTTACGTCCAGCAAGACGATCTATTTCTCGGCACTTTGACCGTTAAGGAGCATCTTCTCTTTCAGGCTATGGTACGCATGGACCGACGAATACCTATGGCACAGAGGATCCGTCGAGTAAACGAAGTCATCAATGAG CTTGCTTTACTAAAATGTAGGAATACCGTGATAGGTCAACCAGGACGAATCAAAGGACTGTCTGGCGGCGAGATGAAAAGGCTATCGTTTGCGTCCGAAGTTCTCACCGATCCGCCATTGATGTTCTGCGACGAGCCGACATCAGGGCTGGACTCCTTTATGGCGCATCAAGTGGTATCCGTTTTGAAGGCTCTGGCTG CGCGCGGCAAGACGATCGTCGCCACGTTGCACCAACCCTCTTCGGAGCTATTCGCCCTTTTCGACAGGATTTTGCTGATGGCCGAGGGAAGGGTGGCCTTCATGGGTACAGCTTCGCAAGCTTGCACTTTCTTTGAAAC ATTAGGCGCTGCGTGTCCCAGTAATTACAATCCTGCAGATTACTTCGTTCAGATGTTGGCGGTCGTGCCAGGCAGAGAGGTGTCCTGCCGTCACGCGGTAAACACTGTCTGCGACGCGTTTCAAAGGAGCGATCAAGGCATCAAAATTGCGTTGGAGGCGGAAGCGATAAACGGTGAATTCGAAGACTCTCTGCGCGACACGAAACATTCCGAGAATCGTTCGCCGTACAAAGCAAGCTGGTGCGAGCAATTCCGCGCGGTCTTCTGGCGCTCGTGGATGTCGGTTATCAAGGAGCCGATCCTCATTAAAATTCGCCTATTACAGACTGTC ATGGTGTCGCTGTTGATTGGAGTCGTCTATTACGATCAACGACTCGACCAGGACGGAGTAATGAACATTAATGGTGCTTTGTTTATATTCCTTACGAACATGACGTTTCAGAACGTTTTCGCCGTTATAAAT gTTTTCTGTGCCGAGTTACCGATATTCCTACGGGAGCACAGAAACGGCATGTATCGTACAGATGTATACTTCCTGTGCAAGACGCTGGCGGAAGCGCCTGTCTTTGTAGCCGTGCCGCTGCTCTTCACCATTATCGCGTATCCAATGATTGGGCTACATTCAGGGGTCGATCATTTCTTCGTCACAGCCGGTATCGTTGCTTTAGTCGCAAACGTTTCTACGTCCTTTG GTTACTTGATATCCTGCATCAGCGACAGCTTGTCCATGGCGTTGTCCATCGGACCACCGGTGATCATACCATTTTTGCTGTTTGGTGGATTCTTCTTGAACACTGC ATCCATTCCATTCTACTTCGAATGGTTCTCCTACCTGTCCTGGTTTCGCTACGGCAACGAAGCTCTTCTCATCAATCAATGGTCCGGAGTGGATGTTATAGAGTGTACGAGAAGTAACGCAACGTGTCCAAAATCTGGACGAATGGTTCtgcaaatattcaattttaaagag GAGCACTTCTGGACGGATATCGTATGCCTCTTCTCCTTGATCGCCGCGTTTCGTTTCCTGGCGTTCCTTGCGCTGCTCTCGAAAACTCGACGCAATCAGCGAACATAA
- the LOC128877839 gene encoding phosphatidylinositol 4,5-bisphosphate 3-kinase catalytic subunit delta isoform, which produces MVHIPSAYTYNFWAKSPTEVVELTCLMPNGVVIPFETNRNITLAEIKEDLWDEASKYPLHGTLKDAPSYVFSCINSNAEAEELRDETRRLCDIKPFCSLLKVIEREGVKSDRNLDSQIGLLIGKGLHEFAALKNSEVNDFRWKMRVLGDEVAMPRRKKSWTDIVRSQYPTRLAPTAAIPKNIECRLKDGNIVLVTKFENTETTFTFQISHTATPHDLLGNILTKRANTLMSEGNSEDFTLKVCGQEEYLIGDYPLIQFSYIQDCLAKDVVPTLVTLSRSSVPIDQENTVENAEADALQRTRPSFSTLTLRKKGKHISAWKIEEPFVFIVNGISKLNCDAAHRTVEIGLQAGLFHGGKCLCESQKTKETVVSPEGSCEWKETLKFDIKVRDIPRMARLCFVLYEISKTAKGLKSRRLVKDTKQEFFINPLCWANTTIYDFKSQLKTGATTLYTWTYAEDMQNDDLLHPLGTVVSNPHIDRAAALMLTFPNYGKDKSVLYPTPEKMVEYARKLRESSAERSIQEEPDQDSDVGKFQQLEQLRLLADRDPLHELHEQERKIMWTLRHHCLLEIPTLLAKLLHCVEWNDHREVAEATALVQQWPKLPVEKALELLDYAYADQNVRSFAVRCLMDVSDEDLSLYLLQLVQALKHENYLSCDLTEFLLRRALNNRRIGHFLFWHLRSEMQVGAVSVRFGLILEAYCRGSQQHMRSLFKQMECLGKLKHASEQIKQKKDHRKAALQSFQDFIQEPHCQEALSNVLNPLDPSFRWKRIKIEKCRVMDSKMRPLWLVFENVDPFGDDIYLILKHGDDLRQDMLTLQMLRIMDKLWKREGLDLRMNPYGCISTENRVGMIEVVLNAETIANIQKEKGTFSATAAFRRGSLLAWLKDHNHSEAALNKAIEEFTLSCAGYCVATYVLGIADRHSDNIMVKKTGQLFHVDFGHILGHFKEKFGFRRERVPFVLTNDFVHVINKGQTKKGQAVEFQRFQSHCEQAFLVLRQHGGLILSLFAMMISTGLPELSSEKDLNYLRDTLVLEMSESEAQKHFRSKFDEALCNSWKTSLNWASHNMSKNNKTT; this is translated from the exons ATGGTACATATACCAAGCGCCTACACGTACAACTTTTGGGCAAAATCACCCACAGAGGTTGTCGAATTGACTTGTTTGATGCCAAATGGAGTTGTTATACCATTCGAAACTAATCGTAACATTACTTTGGCAGAAATTAAAGAG GATCTGTGGGATGAGGCCAGTAAATATCCTTTACACGGCACGTTAAAAGATGCTCCGTCCTATGTATTTTCATGCATCAATTCTAACGCAGAAGCAGAGGAGTTACGAGACGAGACCAGACGTTTATGCGATATAAAACCATTCTGTTCTTTACTTAAAGTTATAGAACGAGAAGGTGTCAAAAGCGATAGAAATCTTGATTCTCAAATCGGTCTCTTAATTGGAAAAGGATTGCATGAGTTTGCGGCGCTAAAAAATTCCGAGGTGAACGATTTTAGATGGAAAATGCGAGTGTTGGGAGACGAAGTCGCGATGCCAAGGCGGAAAAAATCTTGGACGGACATAGTGCGTTCTCAGTATCCTACAAGATTAGCACCAACTGCTGCAATAccaaaaaatatcgaatgtcGATTGAAAGACGGAAACATCGTTCttgttacaaaatttgaaaacacaGAG ACAACTTTTACGTTTCAAATATCGCACACGGCGACGCCGCACGATTTattgggaaatattttaaccaAACGAGCAAACACTCTAATGTCCGAGGGAAACTCTGAAGACTTTACTCTGAAGGTTTGCGGccaagaagaatatttaataggGGATTATCCtttaatacaatttagttACATTCAAGACTGTCTAGCGAAAGATGTTGTACCTACGTTGGTTACGTTAAGCAGAAGTAGCGTTCCTATCGATCAGGAAAACACCGTGGAAAATGCAGAGGCGGACGCTTTGCAACGTACGAGACCTTCCTTCTCCACGCTGACCCTGCGTAAAAAGGGTAAACATATATCTGCTTGGAAAATAGAGGaaccatttgtttttatagttAACGGAATATCGAAATTGAACTGCGATGCCGCTCATCGAACTGTTGAG ATCGGTCTCCAAGCTGGTCTTTTCCACGGTGGAAAGTGTCTGTGCGAAAGCCAGAAGACCAAAGAAACTGTTGTTAGCCCTGAGGGTAGTTGCGAATGGAAAGAAACTCTGAAATTCGACATAAAGGTGCGAGATATACCGCGAATGGCTAGGCTGTGCTTTGTTCTATATGAGATTAGTAAGACTGCAAAAGGACTTAAAAGTCGTAGATTGGTTAAGGACactaaacaagaattttttataaatccaTTATGTTGGGCTAACACAACTATATACGACTTCAAGTCTCAATTAAAAACGGGAGCGACGACTCTTTACACGTGGACGTACGCGGAGGATATGCAGAACGACGATCTTCTGCATCCTCTTGGTACGGTGGTATCGAATCCTCACATAGATAGAGCGGCTGCTCTGATGTTGACATTTCCAAA TTACGGAAAAGACAAATCCGTTCTTTATCCGACGCCAGAGAAGATGGTCGAATACGCGAGAAAGTTGCGCGAATCTTCGGCTGAACGATCGATTCAAGAAGAACCGGATCAAGACTCGGACGTTGGCAAATTTCAGCAACTCGAACAGCTTCGACTATTGGCGGATAGAGATCCGTTGCACGAGCTCCACGAGCAAGAACGAAAGATAATGTGGACGTTGAGGCATCACTGCCTTCTCGAGATTCCCACGCTTTTGGCAAAATTATTGCACTGCGTCGAATGGAATGATCACAG AGAAGTAGCTGAAGCCACGGCGTTGGTGCAACAATGGCCCAAGCTACCGGTTGAAAAGGCTCTGGAGTTATTGGATTACGCTTACGCCGACCAAAATGTTCGAAGCTTTGCCGTGCGTTGCTTAATGGACGTCAGCGACGAAGATCTAAGCCTGTACCTGTTGCAGTTGGTACAAGCATTGAAGCACGAGAATTACTTATCTTGCGATTTGACAGAGTTTCTGCTGCGACGAGCTCTCAACAATCGAAGAATCGGCCATTTTCTATTTTGGCACCTTAG ATCAGAGATGCAAGTAGGAGCCGTATCCGTTCGATTTGGTTTAATACTGGAAGCCTATTGTAGAGGAAGTCAGCAACACATGCGATCGCTGTTCAAACAAATGGAGTGCCTAGGTAAATTAAAACACGCTTCCGAACAAATAAAGCAGAAGAAAGACCATCGCAAAGCAGCCTTGCAAAGTTTTCAAGACTTCATTCAAGAGCCACACTGCCAAGAAGCGCTTTCGAACGTTCTCAATCCCTTGGATCCGAGTTTTCGATGGAAACGCATCAA AATCGAGAAATGTAGAGTGATGGACAGTAAAATGCGACCGTTGTGGCTGGTTTTCGAGAATGTGGATCCGTTCGGtgacgatatttatttgatactaAAACATGGCGACGACCTGAGGCAAGACATGCTCACGCTTCAAATGTTACGAATCATGGATAAGCTATGGAAGCGAGAGGGCCTGGATCTACGCATGAATCCTTACGGTTGTATATCAACGGAAAATAGGGTCGGGATGATCGAGGTGGTTTTGAACGCGGAAACGATTGCgaatattcaaaaagaaaagggCACGTTCTCAGCGACGGCCGCGTTTAG ACGAGGTTCTTTGCTCGCTTGGCTGAAAGATCATAATCACTCCGAGGCGGCACTGAACAAAGCTATCGAGGAATTCACGTTGAGTTGCGCAGGTTATTGCGTGGCTACGTATGTCCTCGGAATCGCGGATAGACACTCGGACAATATAATGGTGAAGAAAACTGGCCAACTGTTTCACGTCGACTTTGGCCATATACTGGGACACTTTAAGGAGAAATTTGGATTCAGACGCGAACGCGTCCCGTTCGTGTTGACCAACGATTTTGTTCATGTAATAAACAAGGGACAAACCAAGAAAGGTCAAgcggtcgaatttcaacgattcCAGAGCCATTGCGAGCAAGCATTCCTTGTTCTGCGGCAGCACGGTGGTTTAATATTATCTTTGTTCGCTATGATGATATCGACGGGATTGCCCGAGTTATCGTCCGAAAAAGATCTTAACTATTTGAGGGACACTTTG GTACTGGAAATGTCCGAGAGTGAGGCGCAGAAGCATTTTAGGAGCAAATTCGACGAAGCCCTCTGTAATTCGTGGAAAACCTCATTAAACTGGGCCTCCCATAACATGTCGAAAAACAACAAAACGACATGA
- the LOC128877842 gene encoding protein Spindly — protein MSTHKLTNQESNEEYNEEDTEEISSRYYRQLKVEHEKCRQEIYDLKRKLELNEAMLREVQEVNESLERSLDQQNSAKEKIIFELEEKHRNIVKEYENTILNLDTKLTNQVIEIEELRQDINKQKESKTVTVMDELKNITLEEENAALKNRVNELTVLLHEEKNRSDHAEEAIDKLKEQYNESQYICRNIKEQLAEKTKALEDALEELTMKHAVVDYSDVDPTQDLHKGNSLFAEVEDRRQNVVSKMNTLHKKYTEVKRLCKAQAAEIKVLRTERISALRKWENDMDHTLTENDELIRKYKNRISDLESKLKSVIKKNDDAEQSNSNDGSFPYFQTLLDSKKKETEELGLKIENLSTQLLVQEEVKINIAKELKHCQYKVSSLEAQVCSLQSELKLGLADDAEYNILLKEFKDLTRTNVNEMESRQQTENLNQADCEVIGQSKHERNDTHITPSNELHESEHARDTNSNKNKCLKKTVRFTGNTNTDKSNVIQKSTEACEYPIVHIS, from the exons ATGTCGACGCACAAGCTAACTAACCAGGAGAGCAACGAAGAATACAACGAAGAAGACACAGAAGAAATCAGTAGTCGTTATTATCGTCAGTTAAAAGTTGAACACGAGAAATGTCGACAAGAAATTTACGACTTGAAACGAAAACTCGAATTAAACGAAGCAATGCTACGAGAGGTTCAAGAAGTAAACGAATCGCTCGAACGTTCTCTCGATCAACAAAACTCGGCAAAGGAAAAGATTATTTTCGAACTGgaagaaaa GCACCGCAATATCGTGAAAGAATACGAAAATACCATTTTGAATCTCGAcacgaaattaacaaatcaAGTAATAGAAATCGAAGAATTGCGCCAGGatattaataaacagaaaGAATCGAAAACCGTAACAGTCAtggatgaattaaaaaatatcactcTGGAAGAAGAGAATGCCGCCCTTAAGAATCGCGTCAATGAACTTACAGTGCTCTTGCACGAAGAAAAGAATAGATCCGATCATGCTGAAGAGGCAATTGACAAACTAAAAGAACAATACAACGAATCTCAATACATCTGTAGA AACATCAAAGAACAACTAGCTGAAAAAACCAAAGCTCTAGAGGATGCTCTCGAGGAATTAACTATGAAACACGCAGTGGTAGATTATTCCGATGTAGATCCTACACAAGATTTACATAAAG GGAATTCACTTTTTGCTGAAGTGGAAGATCGTCGACAGAATGTTGTGAGTAAAATGAACACATTGCACAAAAAGTATACAGAGGTGAAGCGCCTATGTAAAGCTCAAGCAGCAGAAATAAAAGTGTTGAGAACCGAACGAATTTCGGCACTTAGAAAATGGGAAAACGACATGGATCATACCCTAACAGAAAACGACGAATTGATtcggaaatataaaaataggatATCGGATCttgaaagtaaattaaagtctgtaataaagaaaaacgatgATGCAGAACAATCGAACAGTAACGATGGATCGTTTCC GTACTTCCAAACTTTGTTggattctaaaaaaaaagagacagAGGAACTTggtctaaaaattgaaaatctttcCACGCAGTTGTTAGTCCAAGAAGAAGTAAAGATCAATATCGCCAAGGAACTGAAACATTGCCAATATAAAGTTTCTTCTTTGGAG GCTCAAGTATGTTCTTTACAAAGCGAATTAAAATTAGGCCTCGCGGATGATGCGGAATACAACATTcttttgaaagaatttaaagACTTGACGCGTACGAAcgttaatgaaatggaatcgAGACAACAAACAGAGAATTTAAACCAAGCAGATTGTGAAGTTATCGGTCAATCGAAACACGAGAGAAACGATACTCATATTACCCCATCAAATGAGCTGCATGAATCCGAACACGCTAGAGATACTAATAGCAACAagaacaaatgtttaaaaaagacTGTACGTTTTACTGGGAATACAAACACTGACAAAAGTAACGTCATACAGAAATCAACAGAAGCATGCGAATATCCTATTGTGCATATCAGCTGA